A DNA window from Acidimicrobiia bacterium contains the following coding sequences:
- a CDS encoding SigE family RNA polymerase sigma factor, with protein sequence MEADRNDFEAFFDEHYGAVLRSVALAIGDAGRAEDLTQEAFARAFRHWSKVATLDRPIAWVYVVALNAERSRWRRERRAPAVEPAPVTVPDASSSVVSTIIVRDALDRLPPRQRCAIVLRYLGDLTVADIASVMGCAEGTVKATLHRALAHLRVDLDGSDE encoded by the coding sequence GTGGAGGCCGACCGGAACGACTTCGAGGCGTTCTTCGACGAGCACTACGGCGCGGTCCTGCGGTCCGTGGCGCTCGCGATCGGCGATGCCGGCCGCGCCGAGGACCTGACGCAGGAGGCGTTCGCCCGCGCGTTCCGGCACTGGTCGAAGGTCGCGACGCTCGACCGGCCGATCGCATGGGTCTACGTGGTCGCGCTGAACGCAGAGCGGTCGCGTTGGCGGCGCGAGCGGCGCGCGCCCGCCGTCGAACCGGCGCCGGTGACGGTGCCCGACGCGTCGAGCTCGGTCGTGAGCACGATCATCGTGCGCGATGCGCTCGATCGGCTCCCGCCGCGCCAGCGCTGCGCGATCGTCCTCCGCTACCTCGGCGACCTCACCGTCGCCGACATCGCCTCGGTGATGGGCTGCGCCGAAGGCACCGTGAAGGCGACCCTGCACCGCGCGCTCGCGCATCTGCGCGTCGATCTCGACGGGAGTGACGAATGA
- a CDS encoding carboxypeptidase-like regulatory domain-containing protein yields MNIEELRDQLEQLAGPVPRATSAARAAVGTRVRHARRRRNLLAGGTSVLAAALVVAIVAVGIGSTGGSVKVRTTSPSATTAPTNPQCRFGAKVVPPNQVPAVVSAWNDGRAVIGGGALWTARRQNRPIHDGSIYRLKIGWYAIPFGLPTITARRLDGPGRATGDANQAINEHGKWVASAIELPSVGCWAITARYRHSTITFRELIGDPPEPLAIGTITGVLEEVGGPAPGAAHGLAGTVNVTNNAPSAEVPGCPPAALDVACAASLQVVTDASGHFRVDVPAGEYTVNGYSPQYLDGNGGCGGGSHLRVETAQTTPVEVVCPIR; encoded by the coding sequence ATGAACATCGAAGAGCTCCGCGACCAACTCGAGCAGCTCGCGGGTCCGGTACCGCGCGCGACGTCGGCGGCGCGCGCCGCGGTCGGGACGCGCGTTCGCCACGCGCGCCGACGGCGCAACCTGCTGGCCGGCGGCACGAGCGTGCTCGCGGCGGCGCTCGTCGTCGCGATCGTCGCGGTCGGGATCGGCAGCACGGGCGGATCGGTGAAGGTGCGTACGACGTCGCCGAGCGCCACCACCGCGCCGACGAACCCGCAGTGTCGCTTCGGGGCGAAGGTGGTGCCGCCGAACCAGGTGCCCGCCGTGGTGTCGGCGTGGAACGACGGACGCGCCGTCATCGGCGGCGGCGCGCTCTGGACCGCCCGCCGGCAGAACCGCCCGATTCACGACGGGTCGATCTACCGGCTCAAGATCGGCTGGTACGCGATCCCGTTCGGGCTTCCGACGATCACGGCGCGCCGGCTCGACGGGCCGGGGCGTGCGACCGGCGACGCCAACCAGGCGATCAACGAGCACGGGAAGTGGGTCGCGTCGGCGATCGAGCTCCCGAGCGTGGGCTGCTGGGCGATCACCGCGCGCTACCGGCACTCGACGATCACGTTCCGCGAGCTGATCGGCGACCCGCCGGAACCGCTTGCGATCGGCACGATCACGGGGGTGCTCGAGGAGGTCGGTGGCCCCGCGCCCGGCGCCGCGCACGGGCTCGCGGGCACCGTCAACGTCACGAACAACGCGCCGTCGGCGGAGGTGCCCGGTTGCCCGCCTGCCGCGTTGGACGTCGCGTGTGCGGCGAGCCTGCAGGTCGTCACGGACGCGAGCGGTCACTTCCGGGTCGACGTGCCCGCCGGCGAGTACACGGTGAACGGGTACAGCCCGCAGTACCTCGACGGCAACGGTGGATGCGGCGGCGGTAGCCACCTGCGCGTCGAGACCGCGCAGACGACGCCCGTCGAGGTGGTCTGCCCGATCCGCTGA
- a CDS encoding aminoglycoside phosphotransferase yields MKLVGTLESVLAGASDREPMTHTDSKSGARFERVTVDGERFVVKYLDIRDDWTMRATGQLAYAPVVLWRRGLLDRLPSCFVQPIVDVATADGTPGHRQVALIMRDIGEWLVPEGDDELAIDTHLQFLDHLAALCAAFWGGGHDLEVVPMTNRYLELSPWTATTEAAIESDAVVPQLVGEGWERFPDEAPRAAELVLDLARDPSPLVGALETTPLTFVHGNWKLGNLGCTDDGRTVLFDWETPGIGTACGELAWYLAINAARLPHSKEETIDAFRIALRLHGIDTEPWWERQLGLALLGGLVHFGWEKALGGRNDELEWWEQRALDGARFLDSAR; encoded by the coding sequence GTGAAGCTGGTCGGCACCCTCGAGAGTGTCCTCGCGGGCGCGTCCGACCGGGAACCGATGACGCACACCGACTCGAAGTCGGGCGCGCGCTTCGAGCGCGTCACCGTCGACGGTGAGCGGTTCGTCGTGAAGTACCTCGACATCCGCGACGACTGGACCATGCGCGCGACCGGACAGCTCGCGTACGCGCCGGTGGTGCTGTGGCGGCGCGGCCTGCTCGACCGGCTGCCGTCGTGCTTCGTCCAACCGATCGTCGACGTCGCGACGGCCGACGGCACGCCCGGCCACCGACAGGTCGCGTTGATCATGCGCGACATCGGCGAGTGGCTCGTGCCGGAGGGCGACGACGAGCTCGCGATCGACACGCACCTCCAGTTCCTCGACCACCTCGCGGCGCTCTGCGCGGCGTTCTGGGGTGGCGGCCACGACCTCGAGGTCGTGCCGATGACCAACCGCTACCTCGAGCTCTCACCGTGGACGGCCACCACGGAGGCCGCGATCGAATCCGACGCGGTCGTGCCGCAACTCGTCGGCGAGGGTTGGGAACGCTTCCCCGACGAGGCGCCGCGCGCGGCCGAGCTCGTGCTCGACCTCGCGCGCGACCCGTCGCCGCTCGTCGGCGCGCTCGAGACGACGCCGCTCACGTTCGTGCACGGCAACTGGAAGCTCGGCAACCTCGGCTGCACCGACGACGGCCGCACCGTGCTGTTCGACTGGGAGACGCCGGGCATCGGCACCGCGTGCGGCGAGCTCGCGTGGTACCTCGCGATCAACGCGGCGCGGCTGCCGCACTCGAAGGAAGAGACGATCGACGCGTTCCGCATTGCGCTCCGTCTGCACGGCATCGACACGGAACCGTGGTGGGAGCGCCAGCTCGGGCTCGCGCTGCTCGGTGGGCTCGTGCACTTCGGGTGGGAGAAGGCACTCGGGGGCCGCAACGACGAGCTCGAGTGGTGGGAGCAACGCGCGCTCGACGGCGCGCGGTTCCTCGACTCTGCTCGCTGA
- a CDS encoding NAD-glutamate dehydrogenase: protein MAGPLEDARAQLLDRLCGLATTFVSAGEAPGLADFIRLYYAEVALDDLMTRKVEDLAGAARAHWRLAAHRAPGEVIVRVGNPAAGADGWQSPHTVIEVVSDDMPFVVDSVTAELERHALPVQLVVHPVVGVRRDDGTLLGLGDGADQIVESFLLVEIERTTDPVELAALHDDILRVLGDVEAATSDWPAMRARVDAIVEELESGVVPSSEARITAIALLRWMAEDHFLFTGYREFSVRASQGSDVLDALPGTGLGILRDPSDDGLAARLPPELRKQARADDVLVLTKGSSRSTVHRSAYLDCVGVRKFDADGKVCGEHRFLGLYTSEAYHMSPREIPLLREKISAVVNRAGFAAGGHSARDLIAVLDGYPRDELFQASTAELYDTATGILQLEERRRVRVFIRHDPYGRFVSCLVYLPRDKYTTALRLRIMEILHQTFRATGEDYQALVSESALARLHVVLRTVPGYVSDVDVAKLEADVASATRSWSDALRDALTVEHGDDGGRELHRVYEDAFPPAYTDETSPTAAVEDIDCLEHLPERPDLNIRLVRNDDGTFQLTLIGAGAPIVLSEIMPLLTNMGVQVVEERPYRVGPRARPGAWIERFVLRPTTKPVPIEAASASPRFQEALAAVVRGSTENDAFNGLVVAADLEWREVAVLRAYSHYLRQAGTPFSQHYIAAALVSHPELARALVALFRDCFDPHGPRADDASVQRSVDEITKALDAVTSLDDDRILRSLLRLVLATTRTNAYNDIAGAPVAFKLDPTGVPELPKPLPQFEIFVSSPRVDGVHLRAGPVARGGIRWSDRREDFRTEILGLMKAQTVKNAVIVPVGAKGGFVVKNPPADRDALMTEVVGCYRLFIGALLELTDNLVDGKPVPPPGIVRYDADDSYLVVAADKGTATFSDVANELAIERGFWLGDAFASGGSEGFDHKEMGITARGAWESVKTHFRALGVDPQREPFTVVGIGDMSGDVFGNGMLQSRGIRLVAAFDHRHVFLDPNPDPESSYRERERMFALPRSSWADYDTTLISEGGGVFPRAQKRIPLSDPVRTALGVTASAMTSLELISAILRAPVELLWNGGIGTYVKATSETNLEVGDRTNDALRINATELRCKVVGEGGNLGFTQRARVEFASNGGRINSDAIDNSAGVDTSDHEVNIKILLDAVVRANAITTTERNELLVAMTDEVAALVLADNVAQNHTLTIARSQALPMAGVHERLMVALEARGRLDRALEFLPDRDTFAARVRGGNGLTVPELAVLLAYSKISLEEDLRDSPLLDDPDIAATLAAYFPSAIRSRFVGEMARHPLRREIVATGLVNRMVNLAGSTYAFRIAEETGASAEDIVRAHLVAGRIFGQDARHDQIAALDGVVDVDTQTRMHLELRKLVERSSRWLVRYRPRPLPIAATVAELGSGVATCIEAMPALLRGSERDWREQFRASLVEKRVPGALAAAIASLESLVGAPDVVDVARTLDRPVPEILAMWCAIGDRLRLDWLRDRILDDLPRNDRWQALARSALRDDLANERRALVTSVLTFAPGVAADDAIDRWKTAHPGIVHALGVIDDLEREGTYDVSTLSVALRELRNLSQGDVTR, encoded by the coding sequence ATGGCAGGACCGCTCGAGGATGCACGCGCGCAACTCCTCGACCGGCTGTGCGGCCTGGCGACGACGTTCGTGTCCGCGGGCGAGGCGCCCGGGCTCGCCGACTTCATCCGCCTCTACTACGCGGAGGTCGCGCTCGACGACCTCATGACGCGCAAGGTCGAGGATCTCGCAGGGGCAGCCCGCGCACACTGGCGCCTCGCCGCGCACCGCGCGCCGGGCGAAGTGATCGTGCGCGTGGGCAATCCCGCAGCCGGCGCCGACGGTTGGCAGTCGCCGCACACCGTCATCGAGGTCGTCTCCGACGACATGCCCTTCGTCGTCGACTCCGTCACCGCCGAGCTCGAACGGCACGCCCTGCCGGTGCAGCTCGTCGTGCACCCGGTCGTCGGCGTGCGCCGCGACGACGGCACCCTGCTCGGCCTCGGCGACGGTGCCGACCAGATCGTCGAGTCGTTCCTGCTCGTCGAGATCGAGCGCACGACCGATCCGGTCGAGCTCGCCGCGTTGCACGACGACATCCTGCGCGTGCTCGGCGACGTCGAGGCCGCGACCTCCGACTGGCCCGCGATGCGCGCCCGCGTCGACGCGATCGTCGAGGAGCTCGAGTCCGGCGTCGTGCCGTCGAGCGAGGCGCGCATCACCGCGATCGCGCTGCTGCGCTGGATGGCGGAGGACCACTTCCTCTTCACCGGCTACCGCGAGTTCTCCGTGCGCGCGTCGCAGGGTTCCGACGTGCTCGACGCGCTGCCCGGTACGGGTCTCGGCATCCTGCGCGACCCGAGCGACGACGGGCTCGCGGCGCGCCTGCCGCCCGAGCTGCGCAAGCAGGCGCGCGCCGACGACGTGCTCGTGCTCACGAAGGGCAGCTCGCGCTCGACCGTGCACCGGTCCGCGTACCTCGACTGCGTCGGCGTGAGGAAGTTCGACGCCGACGGCAAGGTGTGCGGCGAGCACCGCTTCCTCGGCCTCTACACGTCCGAGGCGTACCACATGAGCCCGCGCGAGATCCCGCTGCTGCGCGAGAAGATCTCGGCCGTCGTGAACCGCGCCGGGTTCGCGGCAGGCGGTCACAGCGCGCGCGACCTGATCGCGGTGCTCGACGGGTATCCGCGCGACGAGCTGTTCCAAGCGTCGACCGCCGAGCTGTACGACACCGCGACGGGAATCCTCCAGCTCGAAGAGCGGCGGCGCGTGCGTGTCTTCATCCGCCACGATCCCTACGGACGGTTCGTGTCGTGCCTCGTGTATCTGCCGCGCGACAAGTACACGACCGCGCTGCGGCTACGGATCATGGAGATCCTCCACCAGACCTTCCGCGCGACCGGCGAGGACTACCAGGCGCTCGTGAGCGAGTCCGCGCTCGCGCGCCTGCACGTCGTGCTGCGCACCGTGCCCGGCTACGTCAGTGATGTCGACGTCGCGAAGCTCGAAGCCGACGTCGCCTCGGCGACGCGCTCGTGGTCGGACGCGTTGCGCGACGCGCTCACCGTCGAGCACGGCGACGACGGCGGTCGCGAGCTGCACCGCGTGTACGAAGACGCCTTCCCGCCGGCGTACACCGACGAGACGTCGCCGACCGCAGCCGTCGAGGACATCGACTGCCTCGAGCACCTGCCCGAACGACCCGACCTCAACATCCGGCTCGTGCGGAACGACGACGGCACGTTCCAGCTCACGCTCATCGGTGCGGGCGCACCGATCGTGCTCTCGGAGATCATGCCGCTGCTCACGAACATGGGTGTGCAGGTCGTGGAGGAGCGCCCGTACCGCGTCGGTCCGCGTGCGCGTCCGGGCGCGTGGATCGAGCGTTTCGTGCTCCGGCCCACCACGAAGCCCGTGCCGATCGAAGCGGCCAGCGCCAGCCCGCGATTCCAGGAGGCGCTCGCGGCGGTCGTGCGCGGCAGCACGGAGAACGACGCGTTCAACGGGCTCGTCGTCGCCGCCGACCTCGAATGGCGCGAGGTCGCGGTGCTGCGCGCGTACAGCCACTACCTCCGCCAGGCCGGTACGCCGTTCAGCCAGCACTACATCGCGGCCGCGTTGGTCTCGCATCCGGAGCTCGCGCGTGCGCTCGTCGCGCTCTTCCGCGACTGCTTCGATCCGCACGGTCCCCGCGCCGACGACGCGAGCGTGCAGCGCTCGGTCGACGAGATCACGAAGGCACTCGACGCGGTCACGAGCCTCGACGACGATCGCATCTTGCGCTCGCTGCTGCGGCTCGTGCTCGCGACGACACGCACGAACGCGTACAACGACATCGCCGGCGCGCCGGTCGCGTTCAAGCTCGACCCGACGGGCGTCCCCGAGCTGCCGAAGCCGCTTCCCCAGTTCGAGATCTTCGTGAGCTCGCCGCGCGTCGACGGCGTGCACCTCCGCGCGGGACCCGTCGCGCGCGGCGGCATCCGCTGGTCGGACCGCCGCGAGGACTTCCGCACCGAGATCCTCGGGCTCATGAAGGCACAGACGGTCAAGAACGCGGTGATCGTGCCGGTCGGCGCGAAGGGCGGCTTCGTCGTGAAGAACCCGCCCGCCGATCGCGACGCGCTCATGACCGAGGTCGTCGGGTGCTACCGCCTGTTCATCGGCGCGCTGCTCGAGCTCACCGACAACCTGGTCGACGGCAAGCCCGTCCCGCCGCCCGGCATCGTCCGCTACGACGCCGACGACTCGTACCTCGTGGTCGCGGCCGACAAGGGCACCGCGACGTTCTCTGATGTCGCGAACGAGCTCGCGATCGAGCGCGGCTTCTGGCTCGGCGACGCGTTCGCGTCCGGCGGATCCGAGGGCTTCGACCACAAGGAGATGGGCATCACCGCGCGCGGCGCGTGGGAGTCCGTGAAGACGCACTTCCGGGCCCTCGGCGTCGACCCGCAGCGCGAACCGTTCACCGTCGTCGGCATCGGCGACATGTCGGGCGACGTGTTCGGCAACGGCATGCTCCAGTCGCGCGGCATCCGTCTCGTCGCCGCGTTCGACCATCGCCACGTCTTCCTCGACCCGAACCCGGATCCCGAATCGAGCTACCGCGAGCGCGAACGGATGTTCGCGCTCCCCCGGTCGTCGTGGGCCGACTACGACACCACGCTCATCTCCGAAGGCGGCGGCGTGTTCCCACGCGCGCAGAAGAGGATCCCGCTCTCGGATCCGGTGCGCACCGCGCTCGGGGTGACCGCGTCCGCGATGACGTCGCTCGAGCTCATCTCCGCGATCCTGCGCGCGCCGGTCGAGCTGCTCTGGAACGGCGGGATCGGCACGTACGTGAAAGCGACGAGCGAGACGAACCTCGAGGTCGGCGACCGAACGAACGATGCGCTGCGCATCAACGCGACCGAGCTCCGGTGCAAGGTCGTCGGTGAGGGCGGCAACCTCGGCTTCACCCAACGGGCACGCGTCGAGTTCGCGTCCAACGGCGGGCGCATCAACTCGGACGCGATCGACAACTCGGCCGGCGTCGACACGTCCGACCACGAGGTCAACATCAAGATCCTGCTCGACGCGGTCGTGCGCGCGAACGCGATCACCACGACCGAGCGCAACGAGTTGCTCGTGGCGATGACCGACGAGGTGGCCGCGCTCGTCCTCGCCGACAACGTCGCGCAGAACCACACGCTCACGATCGCCCGATCCCAGGCACTTCCGATGGCCGGCGTGCACGAGCGGCTCATGGTCGCGCTCGAAGCGCGCGGGCGACTCGATCGCGCGCTGGAGTTCCTCCCCGACCGCGACACGTTCGCGGCGCGCGTCCGGGGCGGCAACGGACTCACCGTTCCCGAGCTCGCGGTTCTGCTCGCCTACTCGAAGATCTCGCTCGAGGAGGACCTGCGCGACTCGCCGTTGCTCGACGATCCCGACATCGCGGCCACACTCGCCGCCTACTTCCCCAGTGCGATCCGCTCGCGTTTCGTCGGCGAGATGGCGCGCCACCCGCTGCGGCGCGAGATCGTCGCGACCGGTCTCGTCAACCGGATGGTGAACCTCGCGGGCAGCACCTACGCGTTCCGCATCGCCGAGGAGACCGGCGCGTCGGCCGAGGACATCGTGCGCGCGCACCTCGTCGCGGGCCGGATCTTCGGGCAGGACGCGCGGCACGACCAGATCGCCGCGCTCGACGGCGTCGTCGACGTCGACACGCAGACCCGCATGCACCTCGAGCTGCGCAAGCTCGTCGAGCGGTCGAGCCGCTGGCTCGTGCGCTACCGGCCGCGGCCGCTGCCGATCGCGGCGACGGTCGCCGAGCTCGGATCCGGCGTCGCCACCTGCATCGAGGCGATGCCCGCGCTGCTGCGTGGCAGCGAGCGCGACTGGCGTGAGCAGTTTCGCGCGAGTCTCGTCGAGAAGCGCGTGCCCGGCGCGCTCGCCGCCGCGATCGCGAGCCTCGAGTCGCTCGTCGGCGCGCCCGACGTCGTCGACGTCGCGCGCACGCTCGACCGGCCGGTGCCCGAGATCCTCGCGATGTGGTGCGCGATCGGCGACCGTCTGCGGCTCGACTGGCTGCGCGACCGGATCCTCGACGACCTCCCACGCAACGACCGATGGCAGGCGCTCGCCCGCTCCGCGTTGCGCGACGATCTCGCCAACGAGCGGCGCGCCCTTGTCACCTCGGTGCTGACGTTCGCGCCCGGCGTCGCGGCCGACGACGCGATCGACCGGTGGAAGACCGCGCATCCCGGCATCGTGCACGCGCTCGGCGTCATCGACGACCTCGAACGCGAGGGCACGTACGACGTGTCGACCCTTTCGGTCGCGCTGCGCGAGCTTCGGAACCTGTCGCAGGGCGACGTCACGCGGTGA
- a CDS encoding inositol monophosphatase family protein, with the protein MDVADGLALALDLAGIADEITMNRFRAVDLVVETKPDLTPVSEADQAVERALREHLATHAPGHGVLGEEYGVDAPGAEFRWVIDPIDGTKSYVRGVPVWATLIALEQHGVPIVGVASAPALGSRWWAGRALGAFRDGARVRVSAVPSLDDAQISFAWDTQSRFDADGIGARMMDLARRCWRTRGLGDFWQHVLVAEGAFDISIDPIVSYWDVAALLPIIEEAGGRWSTVAGDRPPMPETFVCTNGLLHGAAVEALAGRSGRPTAPSA; encoded by the coding sequence GTGGACGTTGCCGACGGCTTGGCCCTCGCGCTCGATCTTGCAGGGATCGCCGACGAGATCACGATGAACCGCTTCCGCGCGGTCGACCTCGTCGTCGAGACGAAGCCCGACCTCACGCCCGTTTCGGAAGCGGATCAGGCCGTCGAGCGCGCGCTGCGCGAGCACCTCGCGACGCACGCGCCCGGTCACGGCGTGCTCGGCGAGGAGTACGGCGTCGACGCGCCCGGCGCCGAGTTCCGCTGGGTCATCGACCCGATCGACGGCACGAAGAGCTACGTGCGCGGCGTGCCGGTGTGGGCGACGCTCATCGCGCTCGAGCAGCACGGCGTGCCGATCGTCGGCGTCGCGTCGGCACCCGCGCTCGGCTCGCGTTGGTGGGCGGGACGCGCGCTCGGAGCGTTCCGCGACGGCGCGCGCGTGCGCGTGTCGGCCGTGCCGTCGCTCGACGACGCGCAGATCTCGTTCGCGTGGGACACGCAGTCGCGCTTCGACGCCGACGGCATCGGCGCGCGGATGATGGACCTCGCGCGTCGGTGCTGGCGCACGCGCGGTCTCGGCGACTTCTGGCAGCACGTGCTCGTCGCCGAAGGCGCGTTCGACATCTCGATCGACCCCATCGTGAGCTACTGGGACGTCGCCGCGCTCCTGCCGATCATCGAAGAAGCGGGCGGGCGTTGGAGCACGGTCGCCGGCGACCGGCCGCCGATGCCCGAGACGTTCGTGTGCACGAACGGGCTCCTGCACGGCGCGGCCGTCGAGGCGCTGGCGGGTCGGAGTGGTCGGCCCACCGCGCCGTCTGCCTAG
- a CDS encoding FGGY-family carbohydrate kinase: MTSSVTIGIDIGTSSVKAIAADADGTIVASARIPHTFSVPAPLQFEHDARVAWFDGPRAALEALGPVDAAGVAVAAMVPSLTAVDASGVPCAPGLLYGDERGSGGAGNPVESGEFGRFLGWLSSQVPDARGFWPAQAVANFALCGEGVISTTGAMLAYPLFDGRGWDESVLGRLGVRAEQMPRIAISGTPAGEITGRPGCVLEGGTIDAMGEQIVAGADHDGDVLVICGTTLIIWCVTAELASVPGFFPLPHTAPGKFLVGGPSNAGGMFLDWARRLLREGAPAASDPVRVPVWVPYLRGERTPLDDTTLRAQLVDLDLTHGPAEVRRAAFEAAGFITRRMIDASPTPARRIVATGGGVRVGEWVQCLADCTGLPVDVVAIPEGGALGAAFLARLAAGLETSLADAARWARTDHRVEPDPAWAAPVAARYQRFLELA, from the coding sequence ATGACGTCGTCGGTCACCATCGGAATCGACATCGGCACGTCGTCGGTGAAGGCCATCGCGGCCGATGCCGACGGCACGATCGTCGCGTCGGCGCGCATCCCGCACACGTTCTCGGTGCCCGCGCCGCTCCAGTTCGAGCACGACGCGCGCGTCGCCTGGTTCGACGGTCCGCGCGCCGCGCTCGAGGCGCTCGGACCGGTCGACGCCGCGGGTGTCGCGGTCGCGGCGATGGTGCCGTCGTTGACCGCGGTCGACGCGAGCGGCGTGCCGTGCGCGCCCGGACTGCTGTACGGCGACGAGCGGGGGAGCGGTGGCGCGGGCAACCCCGTCGAGAGCGGCGAGTTCGGCCGCTTCCTCGGCTGGCTGTCGTCGCAAGTGCCGGACGCGCGCGGCTTCTGGCCCGCGCAGGCGGTCGCGAACTTCGCGCTGTGCGGCGAGGGTGTGATCAGCACGACCGGCGCGATGCTCGCCTACCCGTTGTTCGACGGTCGCGGGTGGGACGAATCCGTGCTCGGCCGGCTCGGTGTGCGCGCCGAGCAGATGCCGCGCATCGCGATCTCCGGAACGCCGGCAGGCGAGATCACGGGCCGACCCGGTTGCGTGCTCGAAGGCGGGACGATCGACGCGATGGGCGAGCAGATCGTCGCGGGCGCCGACCACGACGGCGACGTGCTCGTGATCTGCGGCACGACGTTGATCATCTGGTGCGTCACCGCCGAGCTCGCATCGGTGCCCGGCTTCTTCCCGCTGCCGCACACCGCGCCGGGCAAGTTCCTCGTCGGCGGACCGAGCAACGCGGGCGGGATGTTCCTCGACTGGGCGCGCCGCCTGCTGCGCGAGGGCGCGCCAGCCGCGAGCGATCCGGTGCGCGTGCCGGTATGGGTGCCGTACCTGCGCGGCGAGCGCACACCGCTCGACGACACGACGTTGCGGGCGCAGCTGGTCGACCTCGATCTCACGCACGGTCCGGCCGAGGTGCGGCGCGCCGCGTTCGAGGCTGCGGGCTTCATCACGCGCCGCATGATCGACGCGTCGCCGACGCCGGCGCGGCGCATCGTCGCGACCGGCGGGGGCGTGCGCGTGGGCGAGTGGGTGCAGTGCCTCGCCGACTGCACCGGGCTCCCGGTCGACGTCGTCGCGATCCCCGAGGGCGGCGCGCTCGGTGCCGCGTTCCTCGCCCGGCTCGCGGCCGGGCTCGAGACGTCGCTGGCCGACGCCGCGCGCTGGGCCCGCACCGACCACCGCGTCGAGCCCGACCCCGCCTGGGCTGCGCCCGTCGCCGCCCGCTACCAGCGTTTCCTCGAGCTCGCATAA
- a CDS encoding ferredoxin: MLEIRIDREVCMGSGNCSFWAPGVFDLDDDGIAIVTDPEGAPEEKVVLAAQGCPTQAIAIFKDGEKIV, translated from the coding sequence GTGCTCGAGATTCGCATCGACCGAGAGGTCTGCATGGGCTCGGGGAACTGCTCGTTCTGGGCGCCCGGCGTGTTCGACCTCGACGACGACGGCATCGCGATCGTGACCGATCCCGAGGGCGCGCCCGAGGAGAAGGTCGTCCTCGCGGCCCAAGGTTGCCCGACCCAGGCGATCGCCATCTTCAAGGACGGCGAGAAGATCGTCTGA